The Synergistaceae bacterium genome contains a region encoding:
- a CDS encoding Smr/MutS family protein, translating into MRISDSVLTLLEFYKSLFPFEENLRGEPGEKALNSLTLCGSMEELEKRHNLLRAWVDCSDRYGDRQIPWDAGVVCVSPFFPSARKSGILSGEDLLKIRGLLRLAMNVREALSALKAEYPVFEFPERRIRDFAPELEILSIVEDTGRLADSASPQLQEIRGELEALKRAGRKTASRLLDDPNILNMLQERSLAWRDGRFLLLVRQEYVNRFPGLLVDRSSSGNSVYMEPRMLSSINNRTILKTKDEFEEETRILMEITRKIIARERAITEAEAVLGEMDLLCAMREVMKKRRWTLPELSRKTQFSLVGARHPLLKESAVPVDIRCGAAFTSLVVTGPNTGGKTVVLKTAGLCVAMAWAGLPLPVRDGSLVGNFDELHADIGDEQSIEQNLSTFSAHLKNIVAILKTAGHKSLVLLDELGAGTDPHEGAALGIAILETLREKHVLTLATTHHNPIKQYALTTESVETASMEFDIDRLAPTYRLLMGVPGQSNALLIARRWGMPEDVLERARSTLKGREISAEELMGQLNERRRLLDREERRLDAERSEMERLKKLYEDRVAEIDRQRDKIMEVADKRASDLVAKAEATSRDLIKGLEEAAKSAAHKEFNIKRQGLQKIRRGVESRHARRVERELEKRPETFVPKEGDTVQVAGSGLVGVIQSIRNGKASLVAGPMRLEAPLDQLLQTQKTARVAMPPVDTSSIMRQESVPSSLMIRGMNVDEAIPLAGGYLDRAYRAGYSSVMIIHGRGEGILRREVHALCSRLKYVSDYHLGGVDEGGYGVTIVSFRK; encoded by the coding sequence ATGCGCATTTCCGATTCCGTACTGACGCTTCTCGAATTTTATAAATCCCTTTTTCCCTTTGAGGAAAACCTGCGAGGCGAACCCGGCGAGAAGGCTCTGAACTCTTTGACGCTGTGCGGTTCCATGGAAGAGCTGGAAAAACGTCACAATCTGCTGAGGGCTTGGGTGGACTGCTCCGACCGCTATGGAGACCGGCAGATTCCCTGGGACGCCGGCGTGGTCTGCGTCTCGCCCTTTTTCCCCTCCGCCCGGAAAAGCGGCATTCTTTCAGGGGAGGATTTGCTGAAAATTCGCGGCCTGCTGCGCCTGGCCATGAACGTCCGCGAGGCGCTTTCCGCGCTGAAGGCCGAATACCCCGTCTTTGAGTTTCCGGAGCGGCGCATTCGGGATTTCGCCCCGGAGCTGGAAATTCTGTCCATCGTCGAGGACACCGGACGGCTGGCCGACAGCGCCTCCCCTCAGCTTCAGGAAATTCGCGGAGAACTGGAAGCCCTGAAACGCGCCGGACGCAAAACGGCATCCCGCCTCCTGGACGACCCCAATATTCTGAATATGCTGCAGGAGCGTTCCCTGGCCTGGCGGGACGGTCGTTTTCTGCTTCTGGTCCGTCAGGAGTACGTCAACCGCTTCCCGGGGCTTCTGGTGGACCGCTCTTCCTCGGGAAACTCCGTGTACATGGAGCCCCGAATGCTCTCCTCCATCAACAATCGAACCATTCTGAAGACAAAGGACGAGTTCGAGGAGGAGACCCGTATTCTCATGGAGATCACCCGTAAAATCATCGCGAGAGAACGGGCCATAACGGAGGCCGAAGCCGTCCTGGGAGAGATGGACCTGCTCTGCGCCATGAGGGAAGTCATGAAAAAACGGCGATGGACCCTGCCGGAGCTGTCCCGCAAAACCCAATTCAGCCTGGTGGGAGCCCGGCATCCTCTTTTGAAGGAGTCGGCGGTTCCTGTGGACATCCGCTGCGGCGCGGCCTTCACCTCTCTGGTGGTGACCGGCCCCAACACCGGCGGCAAAACGGTGGTCCTGAAAACGGCGGGGCTCTGCGTCGCCATGGCCTGGGCCGGTCTGCCCCTGCCCGTCCGGGACGGATCCCTCGTGGGCAACTTCGACGAGCTCCACGCGGACATTGGAGACGAACAGAGCATCGAGCAGAACCTGTCCACCTTCAGCGCCCATCTGAAAAATATCGTCGCGATTCTGAAAACGGCCGGGCACAAATCCCTGGTGCTTCTGGACGAACTGGGAGCCGGGACCGACCCCCACGAGGGAGCGGCTCTGGGCATCGCCATTCTGGAGACCCTGAGGGAGAAACACGTTTTGACCCTGGCCACCACCCATCACAACCCCATCAAACAGTACGCCCTGACCACGGAATCCGTGGAGACCGCCAGCATGGAGTTCGACATCGACAGGCTGGCCCCCACCTATCGGCTTCTGATGGGAGTCCCCGGCCAGAGCAACGCGCTTTTGATCGCCCGCCGGTGGGGAATGCCGGAGGACGTGCTGGAGCGGGCCCGGTCCACCCTGAAGGGCCGAGAAATTTCCGCCGAAGAACTGATGGGGCAGCTGAACGAGCGTCGAAGGCTGCTGGACCGGGAAGAGCGCCGCCTGGACGCCGAACGCTCCGAGATGGAGCGGCTGAAAAAACTTTACGAGGACCGCGTGGCGGAAATCGACCGGCAGCGGGATAAAATTATGGAGGTGGCGGATAAGCGGGCTTCCGACCTCGTGGCAAAAGCGGAGGCGACGTCCCGGGATTTGATAAAAGGGCTGGAGGAAGCGGCAAAATCGGCGGCTCACAAGGAATTTAACATCAAACGACAGGGTCTCCAGAAGATCCGCAGGGGGGTCGAATCCCGACACGCCAGACGCGTCGAGCGGGAACTGGAAAAAAGGCCGGAGACCTTCGTTCCCAAAGAGGGCGATACGGTTCAGGTGGCCGGCAGCGGACTGGTGGGCGTCATCCAGTCCATCAGAAACGGAAAGGCCTCTCTGGTGGCCGGCCCCATGCGGCTGGAAGCCCCTCTGGACCAGCTGCTCCAGACGCAGAAAACGGCCAGGGTGGCCATGCCTCCCGTTGACACTTCTTCTATAATGAGACAGGAAAGCGTCCCTTCCTCTCTGATGATCCGCGGCATGAACGTGGACGAGGCCATCCCTTTGGCCGGCGGCTATCTCGACCGGGCCTACAGGGCGGGGTACTCCAGCGTGATGATCATTCATGGGCGGGGAGAGGGAATTTTGCGCCGGGAGGTTCATGCTCTCTGTTCGAGGCTGAAATACGTGTCCGATTACCATCTGGGCGGAGTTGACGAGGGCGGTTATGGCGTCACCATCGTCTCTTTTCGAAAATGA
- a CDS encoding CvpA family protein — MTVSHIFDIGAACLLAFFVVRGGIRGLTGEIVSLLGLAASAVCGWTFAKPLGAVILGYFPAWDRTITELICSVAIFIAVSLVFAFLGRLLQMVVQAARLSLLDHFLGTLSGAARAFCVVLFVYGAFSIFSPVLPTDWMKESVAMKGASVVWPTVLKIMNDRGWLDLKGLTLPPQVTATSVLSSDVLSKDISPKSPDSGVTGPAAGPRQ, encoded by the coding sequence ATGACCGTATCACACATCTTTGACATTGGCGCGGCCTGCCTGTTGGCGTTCTTTGTGGTTCGGGGAGGCATCCGCGGCCTGACCGGAGAAATCGTTTCTCTGCTGGGGCTGGCCGCAAGCGCGGTGTGCGGATGGACCTTCGCCAAGCCTCTCGGCGCAGTGATTTTAGGATATTTTCCCGCCTGGGACAGAACCATCACCGAGCTGATCTGCTCCGTGGCGATTTTTATCGCCGTTTCCCTCGTTTTCGCCTTTCTGGGCCGTCTTCTGCAAATGGTGGTTCAGGCGGCGCGGCTTTCGCTGCTGGATCACTTTCTGGGGACCCTCTCCGGCGCAGCCCGGGCTTTTTGCGTGGTGCTGTTCGTCTACGGCGCCTTCTCCATTTTTTCCCCCGTCCTGCCGACGGACTGGATGAAGGAGAGCGTCGCCATGAAGGGAGCTTCCGTCGTGTGGCCCACCGTGCTGAAAATCATGAACGACCGCGGCTGGCTCGACCTCAAGGGGCTGACCCTTCCCCCGCAGGTGACGGCGACGTCGGTTCTTTCCTCCGACGTTCTTTCGAAAGACATCTCTCCGAAATCCCCGGATTCGGGCGTCACCGGTCCCGCGGCAGGCCCCCGGCAGTGA
- the zapA gene encoding cell division protein ZapA yields the protein MAELREVRIPIGKRNYRMQTALDEPTLDRVVSIVSDVSSSAGDNVDQDQLLMLTCLQLAYSLEKISQRLEKLTDRLRETERMKNGDE from the coding sequence GTGGCTGAGCTGCGGGAAGTACGAATACCCATCGGGAAACGCAATTATCGTATGCAGACGGCTCTGGACGAACCGACTCTGGATCGGGTGGTTTCCATCGTTTCCGACGTGAGTTCAAGCGCCGGAGACAACGTGGATCAGGATCAGCTTTTGATGCTGACCTGTCTGCAGCTCGCTTATTCACTGGAAAAGATCTCGCAGCGCCTCGAAAAGCTGACGGACCGGCTGCGGGAAACAGAACGAATGAAAAACGGAGACGAATGA
- the pheT gene encoding phenylalanine--tRNA ligase subunit beta yields the protein MKISLDWLKDYVALPEDLDISKIAYDLTMSTVEVEGAEHLSEKFEHMVLGQISEVLPHPNADRLKVCRTDVGGEIKEIVCGGINLRDGMKVAVAKPGAMVRWHGEGEPVEIKNAKLRGVESYGMICASSEIGLFDLFPFEEDATIIDLSDFDAAPGTPLHKALGLDDVILEIDNKSLTNRPDLWGHYGMARELSALYDLPMKELPVFTASVPEKLKVVIDDPDRCTRYLGLKIENVSTKPASFKIQSRVWRVGMRPINALVDITNYVMLAVGQPTHAFDFNNIAGGITVRRARSGEKLSLLNGRELTLTGEDLVIADDEEAVALAGVMGGSKDSILEKTTNVILEIANFTSLGVRRTSTRFDVRTEASIRYEKGMDPQRVDGAIGLSAALFAEEFPEMKLTAMTDNYPKPLSQTRVTVSLDWLARRTGKRLPESDIEKMLKRLGFEVVIEGDELRVVSPSWRSTGDISLPDDIMEEVARLHGYENYEPTPITTSFQRAINQREYDLERGIREYLSFRCGMREIFTYPWMKDEFIAAAAISTEDALQIATPPAPTEKYVRTSNLPNLLEAVAKNLRFADAFALYEMTQIFFGRDYTSKNDPREKLPLQKRSLAGAITDRADEYPRLFRSAKGIVEHMARNVHMEPLAFAGIQPGNRPGWADETACLAITKNDVVVGCVALLSKKSALSAGIKQAAVAIFELDVDALKPLDSRTNRFSHLPEFPQVEYDISMIFDEKVTWQEVSEAASKGQNLVKSVSFVDEYRGRQIPQGKKSITLRLIIGADDKTLTSEEIEKTARAVERRLEHQMGGTLRGE from the coding sequence ATGAAAATTTCACTGGATTGGCTGAAGGACTACGTGGCTCTTCCCGAAGATTTGGACATATCGAAAATTGCCTACGACCTCACCATGTCCACCGTGGAGGTGGAGGGCGCGGAGCACCTGTCGGAGAAGTTCGAACATATGGTTCTGGGGCAGATCTCCGAGGTTCTTCCCCACCCCAACGCGGACAGGCTTAAAGTATGCCGCACGGACGTCGGCGGCGAAATCAAAGAGATCGTCTGCGGCGGAATCAACCTGAGAGACGGCATGAAGGTCGCCGTGGCAAAGCCGGGGGCCATGGTGCGCTGGCACGGGGAAGGCGAGCCGGTGGAGATCAAAAACGCGAAACTGAGGGGCGTGGAGAGCTACGGGATGATCTGCGCCTCCTCCGAAATCGGGCTCTTCGACCTGTTCCCCTTTGAGGAGGACGCCACCATCATTGACCTCTCCGATTTCGACGCGGCGCCCGGGACTCCCCTCCACAAAGCGCTGGGGCTGGACGACGTCATCCTCGAAATCGACAACAAATCCCTCACGAACCGGCCGGACCTGTGGGGACACTACGGCATGGCCCGGGAGCTTTCCGCCCTCTACGACCTTCCCATGAAGGAACTTCCGGTCTTCACCGCCTCCGTTCCGGAAAAGCTGAAGGTCGTGATCGACGACCCGGATCGCTGCACGCGATATCTGGGACTGAAAATCGAGAACGTCTCGACTAAACCGGCCTCTTTTAAAATACAAAGCCGGGTCTGGCGCGTCGGGATGCGTCCCATCAACGCGCTGGTGGACATCACGAACTACGTCATGCTGGCGGTGGGGCAGCCCACCCACGCCTTCGACTTCAACAACATCGCCGGGGGAATCACCGTCCGCCGGGCCAGAAGCGGAGAGAAGCTGTCCCTGCTGAACGGCAGGGAGCTCACCCTCACCGGAGAGGACCTGGTCATCGCCGACGACGAGGAGGCCGTGGCCCTGGCCGGAGTCATGGGAGGCAGCAAGGACTCCATTCTGGAAAAGACAACGAACGTCATCCTTGAGATCGCCAATTTTACGTCTCTGGGCGTCCGGAGAACCTCCACCCGATTCGACGTCCGGACGGAGGCCTCCATACGCTACGAAAAAGGGATGGATCCCCAGAGGGTGGACGGAGCCATCGGCCTTTCCGCGGCGCTCTTCGCCGAAGAATTTCCCGAGATGAAGCTCACCGCCATGACGGACAACTACCCGAAACCTCTCTCTCAAACCCGCGTGACGGTTTCGCTGGACTGGCTGGCCCGCCGGACGGGGAAACGGCTTCCGGAAAGCGACATAGAAAAAATGCTGAAGCGTCTGGGCTTCGAGGTCGTCATTGAGGGCGACGAGCTGCGGGTGGTCTCTCCGTCCTGGCGGTCCACCGGGGACATTTCCCTGCCGGACGACATCATGGAAGAGGTGGCCCGCCTCCACGGTTACGAAAATTACGAGCCGACTCCCATTACCACGTCCTTTCAGCGCGCGATCAACCAGAGAGAATACGATCTGGAGCGCGGCATTCGGGAGTACCTCTCCTTCCGCTGCGGTATGAGAGAGATTTTCACCTATCCCTGGATGAAGGACGAATTTATCGCGGCGGCGGCGATTTCCACGGAGGACGCCCTTCAGATCGCCACTCCTCCCGCTCCCACCGAAAAATACGTCCGCACGTCGAACCTGCCCAACCTGCTGGAGGCCGTGGCGAAGAACCTGCGATTCGCCGACGCCTTCGCCCTGTACGAAATGACGCAGATCTTTTTCGGCCGGGATTACACCTCCAAAAACGATCCCCGGGAAAAGCTGCCGCTCCAGAAGAGAAGCCTGGCCGGGGCCATAACGGACCGGGCGGACGAATACCCCCGGCTTTTCAGAAGCGCGAAGGGCATTGTCGAACACATGGCCCGAAACGTCCACATGGAGCCCCTCGCCTTCGCCGGAATCCAACCGGGGAACCGACCGGGCTGGGCGGACGAAACGGCCTGCCTCGCCATAACCAAAAACGACGTCGTCGTGGGTTGCGTGGCCCTGCTGTCGAAAAAATCGGCCCTCTCCGCCGGAATCAAACAGGCCGCTGTCGCCATCTTCGAACTGGACGTGGACGCCTTGAAGCCCCTGGACTCCCGGACGAACCGATTTTCTCATCTGCCGGAGTTCCCTCAGGTGGAATACGACATCTCCATGATCTTCGACGAAAAGGTGACCTGGCAGGAAGTCTCGGAGGCGGCCTCCAAAGGTCAAAACCTCGTGAAAAGCGTTTCCTTCGTGGACGAATATCGGGGCCGTCAAATTCCTCAGGGCAAAAAATCCATAACCCTGCGGCTGATTATCGGAGCCGACGACAAAACCCTCACCTCCGAGGAAATCGAAAAGACCGCCCGGGCCGTGGAACGACGCCTGGAACATCAAATGGGAGGAACTCTGCGGGGCGAATGA
- a CDS encoding phenylalanine--tRNA ligase subunit alpha — MKNKLEELRREGETKIGSCASIAELEVVKGSLLGRKGAVTELLKEIPKLDPALRPEFGSAMNELKGHLSRLLEEREETLRMASSAVPSDFDVTIPGTPPFAGALHPITQMRYDLDDAFRSLGFEIFQEDEISSELYAFDNLNFPPDHPARESMDTYWLAGHETGRGGDRLCLRPHLTGGSVRYLQTHKPPFRFVYPGRVYRNETTDARHERAFFQYEALIVDRDLPFSAGKVMVKSILDRVFGRDVPVRMRVGFFPFVEPGYEIDMSCLVCGGKGCSVCKNVGWIEIMPGGTPHPNVLRAAGLDPAEYTGFYVNIGLDRLVMMRYGVDDVRLFHSADLRFLSQFK; from the coding sequence ATGAAGAATAAACTGGAGGAACTGCGGCGGGAGGGCGAGACAAAAATAGGCTCCTGCGCTTCCATCGCCGAACTCGAAGTCGTGAAGGGCTCTCTTTTGGGGCGAAAAGGGGCCGTTACGGAATTGCTGAAGGAAATCCCGAAGCTCGATCCGGCGCTTCGCCCCGAGTTTGGCAGCGCCATGAACGAGCTCAAGGGACATCTCAGCCGTCTGCTGGAGGAGCGGGAGGAGACGCTGCGGATGGCCAGCTCCGCCGTACCGTCCGATTTCGACGTCACGATTCCCGGAACTCCGCCTTTCGCCGGAGCCCTGCATCCCATAACGCAAATGAGATACGACCTGGACGACGCCTTTCGCTCGCTGGGGTTCGAAATTTTTCAGGAAGACGAAATATCGAGCGAACTTTATGCCTTCGACAACCTGAATTTTCCTCCGGACCACCCGGCGCGGGAGAGCATGGACACCTACTGGCTGGCGGGACACGAAACCGGACGCGGCGGGGACAGGCTCTGTCTCCGGCCCCATCTGACGGGCGGAAGCGTGCGCTATCTGCAAACCCATAAACCGCCCTTCCGCTTCGTCTACCCCGGGCGGGTTTACCGCAACGAGACCACCGACGCGCGCCACGAACGCGCTTTCTTCCAGTATGAGGCGCTGATTGTGGACCGGGACCTGCCTTTCTCGGCGGGGAAGGTCATGGTGAAGAGCATCCTCGACAGAGTGTTCGGACGGGACGTTCCGGTGCGCATGAGGGTGGGCTTCTTCCCCTTCGTGGAGCCCGGTTACGAAATAGACATGAGCTGCCTCGTCTGCGGCGGAAAAGGCTGCAGCGTCTGCAAAAACGTCGGATGGATCGAAATCATGCCCGGCGGCACGCCTCACCCCAACGTTCTGCGGGCGGCGGGGCTGGACCCGGCGGAATACACGGGATTTTACGTCAACATCGGACTGGACCGCCTAGTGATGATGCGCTACGGCGTCGACGACGTGAGACTCTTCCACAGCGCCGACCTGAGATTCCTGAGCCAGTTCAAATAG
- the rplT gene encoding 50S ribosomal protein L20, protein MRVKGGSISNKKRKKLFSITKGYRGQHKNVYRRAREAYLAALSRAYGDRKRKKRDFRRLWITRISAATRSEGLSYSIFMNGLKKAGVLMNRKMLSELAIHDMPAFRELVGQAKAALH, encoded by the coding sequence ATGCGTGTTAAAGGTGGAAGCATCAGCAACAAAAAAAGAAAAAAACTTTTTTCTATTACAAAAGGATACCGGGGACAGCATAAAAACGTGTACCGCCGGGCGCGAGAGGCCTATCTGGCCGCGCTTTCCCGGGCTTACGGCGACAGGAAGCGCAAAAAACGCGACTTCCGCAGGCTGTGGATCACCCGTATCAGCGCCGCGACCCGTTCGGAGGGTCTCAGCTACAGCATTTTCATGAACGGACTGAAAAAAGCCGGCGTTCTCATGAACCGGAAAATGCTCTCGGAGCTGGCGATTCACGACATGCCCGCGTTTCGGGAGCTGGTGGGGCAGGCCAAGGCCGCGCTGCACTGA
- the rpmI gene encoding 50S ribosomal protein L35, with protein MPKLKLKSHSGAKKRFSYTAKGKLAYRKAGRSHILEHKSAKRTRRMRKTGYVSPTLMDQMKKMLPYA; from the coding sequence ATGCCGAAGTTAAAGTTGAAATCGCACTCCGGTGCGAAGAAGAGGTTTTCGTACACCGCAAAAGGCAAACTTGCCTACCGCAAGGCGGGACGTTCCCACATTCTGGAGCACAAAAGCGCAAAACGCACGCGCAGAATGCGTAAAACGGGTTACGTGTCCCCCACCCTCATGGATCAGATGAAGAAGATGCTTCCTTACGCCTGA
- the infC gene encoding translation initiation factor IF-3: MVPRTEEDEHRINNEITSPQVLLVDENGVRVGQVATAEAVKMAESRMLDLVEVAPLAKPPVCRIMDYGKYRYQLQKKEKDARKKQKVQTLKEIKMRPKIDEHDYDFKVRAIKNFLEDGHRVKVSVFFRGREMSFLSKGEEVLNRVIAECDGVGKNEGAPKMEGRYMRIMMTPSASARPKKAPEAALPAESKKTKPQKEKEPVPIAAEMSEAAPAEQV, translated from the coding sequence ATAGTCCCAAGAACAGAAGAAGACGAACACAGGATCAACAACGAGATTACCTCGCCGCAGGTGCTGCTGGTCGACGAAAACGGCGTCAGAGTTGGACAGGTGGCGACGGCCGAGGCGGTAAAAATGGCGGAAAGCCGTATGCTGGATCTCGTCGAAGTGGCCCCGCTGGCAAAGCCTCCGGTGTGCCGTATCATGGATTATGGCAAATACCGGTATCAGCTTCAGAAAAAAGAGAAAGACGCGCGAAAGAAACAAAAGGTGCAAACCCTGAAGGAAATCAAGATGCGCCCGAAAATCGACGAGCATGATTATGACTTCAAGGTGCGCGCCATAAAAAATTTCCTCGAAGACGGGCACAGGGTCAAAGTTTCCGTCTTTTTCCGGGGGCGCGAAATGTCTTTCCTCTCCAAGGGAGAAGAGGTGCTCAACCGGGTTATCGCGGAGTGCGACGGCGTGGGGAAAAATGAAGGCGCTCCCAAAATGGAAGGGCGTTACATGAGGATTATGATGACTCCCTCTGCCTCGGCCAGGCCAAAGAAGGCCCCTGAGGCGGCGCTTCCCGCGGAGTCCAAAAAAACGAAACCGCAAAAGGAAAAAGAGCCCGTTCCGATCGCAGCCGAGATGTCGGAAGCGGCTCCGGCGGAACAGGTCTAG
- a CDS encoding DMT family transporter, translating to MLKVILKNRSGVFGSYHFYASITIVFWSLAYVLTRIAMRYTTALPLGLLRYAVASITLLIVVCLLRIRMFSPKDVWWFLLAGASGFFVYVSAFNKGNESVGAATGSTVIATVPIITAVMSGVIYREHLRALQWIGIAVSFVGVVLLTVISGGFSVNIGLAWLFCAAICLSLYNVLNRRLTKTYSAIQVTAFSIFAGTLMLLVFIPQSLETIATAPPVLWITVLALGVLSSAVAYLTWAKAFSLTTKAANVSNYMYITPILTALLGYASIGEVPDRATIVGGAVILIGLGIFAWGRKNPA from the coding sequence ATGTTGAAGGTTATATTGAAAAACAGGTCCGGAGTATTTGGCAGTTACCATTTCTATGCTTCGATAACGATCGTGTTTTGGTCCCTTGCGTACGTGCTGACGCGAATCGCGATGCGTTATACAACGGCGCTTCCGCTCGGCTTATTGCGGTACGCCGTCGCCTCGATTACACTGCTGATTGTCGTCTGCCTGCTGCGAATCAGGATGTTTTCGCCCAAAGACGTCTGGTGGTTTTTGCTTGCCGGAGCATCCGGATTCTTTGTTTATGTGTCCGCGTTTAACAAGGGAAACGAGTCGGTCGGCGCGGCGACAGGCAGCACAGTCATCGCGACCGTACCGATAATCACCGCTGTGATGTCAGGCGTTATTTACCGCGAACACCTGCGAGCCCTGCAATGGATTGGAATCGCAGTATCATTTGTCGGAGTGGTGCTTCTGACTGTCATAAGCGGCGGATTCTCCGTCAATATCGGTTTGGCGTGGCTTTTTTGCGCCGCGATTTGTTTGAGTTTGTACAACGTGCTGAACAGACGGTTAACAAAGACTTACAGCGCGATTCAGGTTACGGCGTTCAGCATTTTTGCGGGGACTCTCATGCTGCTGGTGTTTATTCCTCAAAGCCTGGAAACTATAGCGACAGCGCCGCCTGTGCTGTGGATTACCGTACTGGCGTTGGGAGTGCTGTCAAGCGCGGTTGCTTATTTGACCTGGGCAAAGGCGTTCTCGCTTACGACAAAAGCGGCCAATGTCAGCAACTATATGTACATAACTCCGATTCTGACCGCGCTGCTGGGATACGCGTCAATCGGAGAAGTTCCCGACAGGGCGACAATTGTCGGCGGGGCTGTAATTTTGATCGGGCTTGGAATATTCGCGTGGGGCAGAAAAAACCCTGCTTAG
- a CDS encoding ROK family protein has protein sequence MRATGVDLGGHKVMVGLLEGNVIRNRIEEKTESSRTPESVLAQVADMVRRVGGGGDVPTGVCIPGSLDASRERVLMMPNFAGWNGLPIRRMLEERTGGFVAVENDANAFAIGEGFAGLARGMEDFIVLTLGTGIGGGIVSGGRLLTGAHGMAGEPGHIVLGQDELCGPGCGGLGHFEALCGADALERKALEAGLGSPPDLRALWLRRTEPSVAPLWDFALSTVARGVASLIHIFDPELFIVAGGLSRGEGFIDLLKARLSRYLGEAFRRVAVVRLSLLGTDAPVLGAAKVALERREK, from the coding sequence ATGAGAGCGACAGGCGTGGACCTTGGAGGTCATAAGGTGATGGTCGGCCTCCTGGAGGGGAATGTTATCCGGAACCGAATCGAGGAAAAAACGGAATCTTCCCGGACGCCGGAGTCCGTGCTCGCTCAGGTGGCCGACATGGTGCGCCGGGTGGGCGGCGGCGGAGATGTTCCCACGGGAGTCTGCATTCCGGGCAGTCTTGACGCCTCCCGGGAGAGGGTGCTGATGATGCCGAACTTCGCGGGGTGGAACGGACTGCCGATTCGTCGTATGCTGGAAGAGCGCACAGGCGGATTCGTGGCCGTGGAAAACGACGCCAACGCCTTCGCGATAGGAGAGGGGTTTGCGGGGCTGGCCCGGGGCATGGAGGATTTTATCGTTCTCACTTTGGGAACGGGAATAGGCGGCGGGATTGTGTCGGGGGGACGGCTTCTGACGGGGGCCCACGGAATGGCGGGAGAACCGGGACACATCGTTCTGGGGCAGGATGAACTCTGCGGCCCGGGCTGCGGGGGGCTGGGACACTTCGAGGCCCTTTGCGGCGCGGATGCGCTCGAACGAAAAGCCCTGGAGGCGGGACTGGGCTCTCCCCCCGATCTCAGGGCGCTCTGGCTGCGCAGGACGGAGCCTTCTGTGGCTCCTCTGTGGGATTTCGCTCTTTCCACCGTCGCCAGAGGTGTGGCGTCTCTGATTCATATTTTCGACCCGGAACTCTTTATCGTGGCAGGAGGGCTCTCCAGGGGAGAGGGATTTATAGACCTGCTGAAAGCGCGTCTTTCGCGGTATTTGGGGGAGGCTTTCCGGCGGGTGGCGGTTGTGCGGCTCTCTCTTCTGGGAACGGACGCCCCTGTGTTGGGCGCGGCGAAGGTGGCCCTGGAGCGAAGGGAGAAATAA
- a CDS encoding M48 family metallopeptidase has translation MIVPEFFCPYTLKRSSRARYVRLVVSAEGLTVVIPKGFCVERDLPSILESRRAWIEKTLERVKARIQQREATSGLPETIRLSALNETWRVTVAPLTVDRLVAKERTITLTSDFRESEALSALKRWLLLKGRFHLPPLLRDAAKSHSFKVAGVTVREQKSQWGSCSSRGNISLNSRLLFLPPSLVRHVLLHELCHLKEMNHSKAFHKLLEALDPEAKRHAIELKQAWSLVPGWVL, from the coding sequence TTGATCGTCCCGGAGTTCTTTTGTCCTTACACCCTCAAACGGAGTTCCCGCGCGCGCTATGTCCGGCTGGTGGTTTCCGCGGAGGGGCTGACGGTGGTGATCCCCAAAGGATTTTGCGTGGAGCGGGACCTGCCGTCGATTCTGGAGTCCAGACGGGCCTGGATTGAGAAAACTCTGGAAAGGGTGAAGGCGCGGATTCAGCAGCGGGAGGCCACCAGCGGGCTGCCCGAAACGATCCGCCTGTCCGCCCTGAATGAGACATGGCGGGTGACGGTGGCTCCCCTGACAGTAGATCGTCTCGTGGCGAAAGAAAGGACGATCACTCTGACGTCGGATTTCAGAGAAAGCGAGGCGCTGTCCGCCCTGAAGCGCTGGCTGCTTCTGAAGGGCCGGTTTCACCTGCCTCCGCTCCTGCGCGACGCGGCAAAATCCCATTCTTTCAAAGTCGCCGGCGTCACCGTGCGGGAACAAAAAAGCCAGTGGGGAAGCTGTTCTTCCAGGGGCAACATCAGCCTGAACAGCCGGCTGCTCTTTCTGCCCCCGAGCCTTGTGCGTCACGTCCTGCTGCACGAGCTGTGTCATCTGAAAGAAATGAATCATTCGAAAGCTTTTCATAAGCTGCTTGAGGCGCTCGATCCCGAGGCGAAGCGCCACGCCATAGAGCTGAAACAGGCCTGGTCGCTGGTGCCCGGCTGGGTCCTGTGA